GCTCCTAAATGAATTTCGTTAATTAGGTTCTTTAGCATCTGTCATAATTTGAATCTGAGGTTAGGATTTGGTTCTTTATAGAGATTCCTACTGTTCCTATCTACTATCTAGCGAAACCACAGCCAAGGGAACGGACTTGGAATCATAAGCGGGGAAAAAAGATCCTGGTGAGCTTGGGAAGGGGCTTGGAATAATTAGTGGGGAAAGAAGACCTGCTGATATGACCAATTAATAAAGAAGTTCAGaagaatttttgattaatttcaaAAACCCTTCGAAATTGCACAGTCGTTTTGTTTCTCACGATCAACTCGGAATCCAATTATTATAATGCCAAGaatatcatatatatatatatatatatatatatatatatatatatatatatatatatatatatatatatatatatatatatatatatatatatatatatatatatatatatatatatatatatatatatatatatatatatatatatatatatatatatatatatatataaatctgaacataaatttatgtatatttaaattgaattattaaatgttatttttattataattttctatcTGCTCATGGCGTTGTAGTATTACTATATTAATCACATATGACCCTACAGGGctcgattaaataaataaaacaaatgaaaatgatatgaaatttttttggtttttttttttgtttctttatttctgtttgtgttttttctttttcttctcagatttttttgattttttatttgttttatgatCCTTATGTTTCTTATGTTTATGCGCTGATCCGCTGGAGGAGGActtcttttgttttgattttttcttagagcgttttttatgttttgccACATTATCCGAACTTGAGGATGTATCTGAGGAATCGGTTTCACTGTCTGAGCTACTATTGACTGTCCCCTTTTCGACCCATACTTCTGTTATTTGTCCAGaagttttgtgtttattataaAGCTTCAATAGTTTATCATCAATCGAGTTACTGGAATTGTTGGCCAGATTTTTATTCGCCACATATTTTACTGCGGCCTGTGGCAAAGCGGgtccatataaattttgttcatcaCTTTTGAGGGAAGAATCGATTTCTTTAGATTCTCTCGAAGATTTAGGTTGAAAGAGAATTCTTTGAGAATCTTGGGATGTGACAGCTTGTGATGGAGCATTTGTAGGTAGTTTGCCGATATCGTTTCTTGATGTTTCTTTTGCGTTTTCTAATATTTCTTTCTCTGATGCATCTTTAGGAGTTTCTGAAATTTGCTGTTTTTCCATAGTATTACTACTTTCTGGTAAATTAAAAAGGGCTTTGAATATTCCCCTTGGTGGTGAATTGTTCCTTAGTAAATTGGCTGCGGCAGCATTCAAAGGTTTACTAAGAGCAGCGGCCATATTGCTATCAACATCTTTTGTTTTTTCCCCAACTTGAGAATCATTGTCATCGTCATTATCTGATTCACTGtcagaaaatattgatttaaaaagtTCCTTCTTTTCTGCAATTGGCTTATCTAGAGTTTCGACAACTTTTCTTTCCAATTCGGTTTTTGCTTTGAAGACAAAGGAGGATTTTTCTTGACCTAGTTTTGTTTTACCCTCTAATACCTCTTGCCATTCTAAGGATTTAGGGTCTTCCTGTGTGGGTTTATCTTTTGCAGCTTCTTCTGGTTTTTGCGTTATTAGCTCTTGAGGCCGttcaatatgtttgggtataatgaCGGGAGTTTGAAAGTCTTCTTTTTTATTGATTGAAGTCTCTAAATAATCAAAGACAgacattttatttgatttttgtttggattttctcTTTGATTCATCTTCCATATGGCCACCAAAGGGTTCAGCTATATTAAAACGCTTACACAAAAGACTATGGGGTTTCCACATAGTCTTTGTACGTTCCACACTAATAGCTTTGGTGGGGTCTTTAGTAATTTCAGCTACTTGTTGTTCAGCCTTGACCTCAGATTCCGTAACAAATCTGGAAGTAGAGAAAtgatttaaaattccattattAACCACCCTTCCTTCCCGTTGGTCTTACCTATCGGACATTATACCCTTTAGGGGCCTGTATAATTTTTTGGCCTGAACGAATTCCTTTCTTTCCATTTGCCTATCCCACAACGATAGTTCAATTGGTTGTATACTATGCAGGAATTCATCGATTTCCTTGTCGTTGGATAAATTTGCAGCTAAAAATTTTTCGTAACGTTTCTGCTTTGCCTCGTCGTTTACAAAGGGCTTAAACGAAGTCGATATCTCTTCCAGTGTTAAGTTTGCTGATGGTTTCTCTTCACCTTCCAGTGTTATAATGCCACCTCGAGTAAAACTCGAAGATTTGGCAGATATTTTTTCCAtcaatgattttgttctttCCTGTCTATCTTTATGCTGCTTTTGTAACTCCTCTACCGATGGTTTTAGTACTGTAGgggaaacaaattttgcagAAGTATCTCCCACCGGCGTGCTTACTTCTTCTCCCAATAGCTCTGCCCTTTTCTGCCTTGTCATTTCTCCTTCATTGCCGTCATCGTGGGGTTTGGCAAATTTTCGCTCTAGATTTCTTTGAGCTCTGGGATCTAGAGGTTCAAATCTGGAACGTTTTTGATACCAGTTTCTTGGCTGCCATCCAAAAGGCACTTCAACTGTAAATTGCAATGGTTTCTCAGCATTCAAATCGAGTACAAAATCTTCGAATACCAATTCATCTCTTCCtagagattttttgtttttcttctttttctttcTATCTTCCAGGGAAAAATCATATCTACTCAAATCATCGTTGGCATaaacatcatcgtcatcatcatcctcaAGTGCGCCAACTCCGAATGCTTGACCGGAAAATgatattttttgattatttttaccaATGGCTTCCAGAGGcttaaataaattgatatgcccTTCGCTGGATTGAAGGGAACTTGTTTGACTTATGCCACCTAAAACAGATTGGCGACTAAGCGGTGTGTAGCCCAAACCATAATGATCGGTTTTACGGGTGTATGGTATCGCTTCAAAATCCTCAGGGGCAAAAGTGACTTCATTTTCTGAATCTTCGTCAGAGTCCTCGTCCTCTTCCTCTGTGTCCAACGATTTGGAAGAGCTTGGCAAATCGCATCCATATTTCTCCATTAGATACAGCTctcttttatttctttctttggccattttcttttctttacgtGTCTGCCTGGGTCCCACACCCTGGCCAGGACGCCATCCCCAAGATTTTAGTATCCTTACTGCGATTTTGTCTTTTACTGGTTTTAGCAGTTGTTGCAACACCGGTTCTCCAGGTATGGGTTTTAAATCagcttgtaaaaatttcctttttcgaTGTTCTGAGGAAGTTTCTGCCCCAGTGAAGTCCTCGTGGATTTGTAATCCCTTGGGATTTATACCGAATTCACCAAGATCTTCATCATCCATGAAATCTTCAGGCCGCTGTGTTGCTCGACTAGCAGCTTTTTCTGTTCGTGAACTTTTGAATGACTGTGGTGTCCATCCTTCTTTAGAGCCAACGGTATTCCAATAGCCAGCACTGAAACCTCCTGTAAATGCTCCGTGAAAGCGCCGTCGACCCTGATCATCCGTAGCTATTTGATCCTGGGCGTACACCGGTTTCTTGCTCGGAACCACTTCGTCTACAAAGAACAAGAATGGAAAActaaaaagaattgaaatcgaaTTCCAATGCTTACCCATATCCAACATTGGCAATGGAGTGCCATATTGATGAAGACCTTTCTCTGTATTCattaaacaataaattgttaaacataaattaaaagaaacccTTATAAAtgtagtttgtttttatttcgtatATCCTGATCATCTGTTTTACTGTGGATGGGACAATTAGTTATGACAACGTAATGCAACGCAACAAGTTGACCAAGATTAATGTGCCATTTACAATATATGTACATTTACAGTCTGCTTCAGTATGTCgatcgagctctatcgatcgactgaaatggaaacaaacagctggatttaaaaacaaaaatcagctgtttttatgAATTtcggtcgatcgatagagctcgttcgacatacagaaacaggctgttaatcTTGTGTTcacaccagagaatgaagccgccagtTGCGCCgattctacaacaaaaaaacagggctgtgtacacacattttaaaccagctaatcgcttttagaaattgttaatatatgttccaaatattcctcaaataaattgtttattatttaaagatcttttaaaacttttacgcacacaatgattgtaataaattaaatgtttgctgccaaaatatgcttttgacaaccctgttattttcattacagttgcgtaccagcttacgaaattgaacgctaccgaaaatttcgttagcataaatagcaatgcatttcctatgggaaagaaatttttcgctagaggtgcataccggcctttaaataaatttttgctacagaaaatttcgctagaggtgcataccggccttaatacaaaaatttagctcaaaaaaatttgaatgaaatgtaaatttgattgtaagattggttgtacaactaatctcattacaattcggaaaacttcaaattgattttataatagataattttgcgccgccgaacagacaattttttatcggcttagccgtcaagccgcagccgccggaggcaaaaatttagtgttagccgccgccgacaaaaatgggtcggcttcattctctggttcaCACTATGCTCGAAATACTACTTCTCAAGGTATGCCAATCGGGTTTCCATTAGGGCTATCATTCGGGATCGATAAATCCCGGGGATATTTTCGGGATTCTTTTAATACAAGAACTGTAACTTTTACATGTGCTTACGTTAACGGTTCAAAAGCAAAGAGATCGAGAAATTGGTCGTTGAAGTCTAGTTAAAACGCATACTCATACAAATACattaaccctgccagcatttcaaagatccatttcatcctcatcgctaccacagactcgtaaatgtcaccacaaccatcgcgaactgtgatgggggaagcatatcaaaaagtacaaaatgtacatgaaagtattttgccatcactactcttagaagagccattttattttttgtgaaacgccaagcgcaaccagcttgttatattttatttaaataaaaacgaaaataatgttctgaaaacatagatattacgcataaaattgtgaaaggtatatagtgaacaatttttgactttccaaatggaataaagtgatagttttttaaatatttttccagacacgctgcctcctttgggaataaaagtattggctgatagacgctacaacatttaacttatgcgctttacaaattatcagttattccggacggaatgtcggtgtttgtaaagaatcttacagtgtgtcgaatcgatacgacttgtcggcgatgactaaataatcgttaAATGTGTTATggttcccataaacatgcagcagtattgattatgccttcggacttaacttataatgtgcacaatatttgggatatgttcgacacgagcactgtcgtccggaataactgatagtctgtaaagcgcattacaacttgtaactcaacatcaatctcttagtaatgcataaaaatgtgttaaatgtgatgtgatagtcgtataaatgttatatttatgagaatttataaatgtttcataaaattaataaacatctaaacaatcgtgttttacttgaccacaatgattcttttacaactatcttaaaatgcacttggtctgattgtttgaaggggctcttattggcgtccttctaaatgtatccagaaggtctcctaataattgcactcatgtgatacttttttgtagtaacttggcgtggtacaacttctcaatagtgacggcgcttttccgaggagttttggatatcatatacgactgttttcgacgtagtgggcattctcagaagcgcccccaaattcaaaaaatgttggcagggaactaATAAGTTTGTGTTAGTAAAAGCGGATTAAAACGGACTAGCGAAAATTAGTTGAGCAGTATTGTTGGTTGTCTCATGGCTCCCCCCTTTAGTGACCAAGCTACAGGTACCGAACTGGAAATTGGACATGTCTTCCGGATATTGTAACCTTGTTCTTGACGCATTCCGGGATGGAGTGGGGCGGATGGGTCACGGTCTCCGAAGTGCTCTCGATATCACATTCTTCACTGGTCAGTTCATTTGGCGTTTCAGGTTGGGCAATTGATTGAGGCTTTATATTGTTGGCTGAAGTGTACTTAGTGGTGCCATGTCCAGCGATGTAGGCGGGCTTTAATGCGCCTTCcagccggaataactgataatcaatctatgaattttgtataatttattcattctttgtcaaaacaaaatatatacttaTACACTACACTCCATCgctacagactcgtaaatgacactacaacaatcgccaactgtgatgggggaagccccTGCTAGcatttcaaaattccatttcatcatcatcgctaccacagactcgtaagtgacactacaacaatcgccaactgtgatgggggaagcgtgtCAAAAAGTACGGATTGTACATgacagtattttgccatcactattattacaagagccattttatattttgtgaaacaccaagcgcaactagcttcttttaatttattgtaaaaggtttattggtgaacaattattgactttccaaatggaataaagtgattgtttttcacttaccacttgtaaatcaacatcattctattattaatgaaaaaattatgttatatgtgttgtgatagtggtataaatgttatatttataagaatatataaatgtttgatgaaattaataaacatctaaacaatcgtgttttaatcgaccacaatgattctcttacaactatcttaaaatacactttttctgattgtttgaaggggctcttattggcgtcgttctaaatttattacaaaagcCTAGGTGGcttattgcactcatgcgatattttttgtagtaactaggCGTGGTATAACTTCTCAATagggacggcgcttttccgacaagttttggatgtcgtataagattattttcgacgtggtggggattctcagtagCGCCGTCAAATAAAAAAGAACTCAATTCATAGAAACAAAAGCTCAAGTGTTCtatgttaaaataattttcagcgTAATgcctagtactaagttcgtttttgcgaaaaacgaatatcttcatttatctccgtaaatagggtctcaagcccagggatgttaacttatttatgcgaaataatatacctgcctattttttcgtgtataaatatgtgtttgaaaatgctcaaaacaaagatttcgcatttattccgcgctaacgtttttttatatggagtataacagtttttcgtgcgtaaacgttatcttagtactaggcttaaattAAAACTCGTCCCAATGTTTCAATTTGTAAACGAAAAGCGCATATTATCGATATCTCCATGTTTTGTCAGTCTGAACTCGACATTTTAGGGAGATTTATTGTGAACCTATAGACACTATTGAGACACTATAGTGTCAAGTAGAATTTCATACTCATGGTAACCCTACCATATGTTGATGTCATAACTTCCAGTGATTTTCAAACTATATTCATATCATTTGTCAAATTTCTGAGTTTAGTCGCATTCCGCAtaataatgaataaatttaCGGATTACATGTAAAATACAATTACAATAGGAAAAAATACAAAGTCTATACAAACTGTTCGAGATACTACAATAAAAGGTAAATTCGATTGATGTACAGAGGAAGGCGAGATCATTGGCGAAACTTTTTAGCTGGTAGTTAGTTGACCTATAATGGCTaagaaaaacagggctgtgactAATAATGATGTCAATATTGGCTAGTTGGCAGAAAACAATAAACACACTGatgtatttaatttctattatagGTAATAATATTGCGTTTCTGCCAATAGATCGTCTATACAAGAAGTAGATAAACCAGCAGGCTggtgcaaaaaaaattgaagtaagtTCAATGCCCTTGGCTGCTGCTTTTGCTGTCTTGAATTATACCGTTATTTATAATCCTCTTTCTCCTTCTCACTTTTGCAGCATCTTGCATACTCtacaacatattttttgaaccGTCGCATTGGTTTGCAACAATGTCGGAGAAAAACATCAAAGTTGGTGCCCGGATTGAGGTAACTGGCAAAAATCTACAAGGCACCATAGCATATGTGGGCATGACAAGTTTTGCTGTGGGCAAGTGGGTAGGTGTGGTACTAGATGAACCTAAAGGTAAAAATAATGGTTCTATTAAAGGCACTGCCTATTTTGAGTGTCCCGACGACTATGGCATGTTTGTGAGACCTACACAATTGAAGGTTATACAACCAGCCCCTGATACCTCACGCCGGTCCACGGAAGATGTATCAGCTGGCTCTGCTGATAGCCTAAAGCACACTGCACCTCAACCCACTAAAACCCGGCTAAGTATGTCTCGCCCTTCCCTGACGGGTAGTCGTTTGTCTTTGGGCGGTTCACGTTCCCAGCTCAATTCGTTAACAGAGCGTAGTGGTAGTACAGCCAGTACAGCAAGTCGCAAAAGTTTACAACCATCAGCGGGGGCATCGAATCTTTCCAAGGATGCCTCTGGTTCGAATTTATCATtgagtggtggtggtggtggtggcgctGGCGATGTAACTTCCAATAATGGCAAAAAAAGTTCCTTTGTCGAAACAGGTTTCATGGAGATTTTGAAACCTCAATTTAATCCTTCACAGCCCATACGATCACCATCGTTTACCTCACCACCCAATCAAATGAGTTCCGATGAAAAGGCAAATTTGAATGAGCAAAAGAAACTCAATGATGAGTTACAAAATCAAGTGGCAGATCTTACGGAAAAGCTGGAGACCCTTAAGCAAAGACGTAATGAGGACAAAGAACGTTTGCGAGAATTCGATAAGATGAAAGTTCAATTTGAGCAATTGCAAGAGTTTCGCACAAAAATCATGGCTGCCCAGGCATCTTTGCAAAAAGAATTACAAAGAGCCAAACAAGAGACCAAAGATGCCATCGAAGCCAAAGAAAGGCATGCCCAAGAGATGGCCGAATTGGCTGATAATGTTGAACTCATAACATTGGACAAAGAAATGGCTGAAGAAAAGGCCGACACTTTGCAATTAGAATTGGATTCGGCCAAAGAACGCATTGAAGAGTTACAAGTTGATTTGGAACTTTTACGCTCGGAAATGCAAAATAAAGCCGAAACATCATTGGGATCTGGTGGTGGGGAAGGTGGTCCTTCAGTCTATGAATTTAAACAAATGGAACAGCAAAATCTTCGCATGAAAGAGACATTGGTCCGCCTAAGGGATTTGTCTGCTCATGACAAACATGACATACAAAAATTAACTAAGGAATTGGAAATGAAAAAATCCGAAGTTGCCGAATTGGAGAGGACCAAAGAG
This is a stretch of genomic DNA from Haematobia irritans isolate KBUSLIRL chromosome 4, ASM5000362v1, whole genome shotgun sequence. It encodes these proteins:
- the LOC142234264 gene encoding G patch domain-containing protein 1 homolog; this encodes MNTEKGLHQYGTPLPMLDMDEVVPSKKPVYAQDQIATDDQGRRRFHGAFTGGFSAGYWNTVGSKEGWTPQSFKSSRTEKAASRATQRPEDFMDDEDLGEFGINPKGLQIHEDFTGAETSSEHRKRKFLQADLKPIPGEPVLQQLLKPVKDKIAVRILKSWGWRPGQGVGPRQTRKEKKMAKERNKRELYLMEKYGCDLPSSSKSLDTEEEDEDSDEDSENEVTFAPEDFEAIPYTRKTDHYGLGYTPLSRQSVLGGISQTSSLQSSEGHINLFKPLEAIGKNNQKISFSGQAFGVGALEDDDDDDVYANDDLSRYDFSLEDRKKKKKNKKSLGRDELVFEDFVLDLNAEKPLQFTVEVPFGWQPRNWYQKRSRFEPLDPRAQRNLERKFAKPHDDGNEGEMTRQKRAELLGEEVSTPVGDTSAKFVSPTVLKPSVEELQKQHKDRQERTKSLMEKISAKSSSFTRGGIITLEGEEKPSANLTLEEISTSFKPFVNDEAKQKRYEKFLAANLSNDKEIDEFLHSIQPIELSLWDRQMERKEFVQAKKLYRPLKGIMSDRFVTESEVKAEQQVAEITKDPTKAISVERTKTMWKPHSLLCKRFNIAEPFGGHMEDESKRKSKQKSNKMSVFDYLETSINKKEDFQTPVIIPKHIERPQELITQKPEEAAKDKPTQEDPKSLEWQEVLEGKTKLGQEKSSFVFKAKTELERKVVETLDKPIAEKKELFKSIFSDSESDNDDDNDSQVGEKTKDVDSNMAAALSKPLNAAAANLLRNNSPPRGIFKALFNLPESSNTMEKQQISETPKDASEKEILENAKETSRNDIGKLPTNAPSQAVTSQDSQRILFQPKSSRESKEIDSSLKSDEQNLYGPALPQAAVKYVANKNLANNSSNSIDDKLLKLYNKHKTSGQITEVWVEKGTVNSSSDSETDSSDTSSSSDNVAKHKKRSKKKSKQKKSSSSGSAHKHKKHKDHKTNKKSKKSEKKKKKHKQK